ACCCCATCTCACCCCCACACAGCTTGTCCCCGACGCCCTCCTTCGAATCCTACTCCTCATCCCCTTGCCCGGCAGCGGCGGAGACCCCCTACGGGAGTGGAGGCAGCAGCCTGGTGGGATACAGCCTGGTGGACTTCCCCCCTGCCTACCtgcccagccccgggcaggcGCGGCTGCCCAAGGGCACCAAGGTGCGGATGTCTGCCCAGCGCCGGAGGAAGGCCAGCGAGCGGGAGAAGCTGCGGATGAGGACCCTGGCTGACGCGCTCCACACGCTGCGCAACTACCTGCCCCCCATCTACAGCCAGAGGGGACAGCCCCTCACCAAAATACAGACCCTGAAGTACACCATCAAGTACATCAGCGAACTCACGGAGCTCCTCAACAGCGTCAAGCGGGTGTagatcccacctggagcacctGCCCTGGCACGTTCAGAGTCTTcgcaaacaaaaaaacatcaACATTTCTTCCTCATCAGAGCACGGTGGGAGAGGAGGATGGCGCGAGGGAGGGAGAGCAAGGGCCACCATTGTACATGGGATGCTGGAAGGTGATGTAGGATTGCCTGTAAACCTGAGCTGCAGATTGCTGA
This DNA window, taken from Pseudopipra pipra isolate bDixPip1 chromosome 3, bDixPip1.hap1, whole genome shotgun sequence, encodes the following:
- the MSGN1 gene encoding mesogenin-1; the protein is MDKLHETLINMEDALGSEHSVCLSSWDWKSSSGSFELHPISPPHSLSPTPSFESYSSSPCPAAAETPYGSGGSSLVGYSLVDFPPAYLPSPGQARLPKGTKVRMSAQRRRKASEREKLRMRTLADALHTLRNYLPPIYSQRGQPLTKIQTLKYTIKYISELTELLNSVKRV